The DNA sequence ACATTTTGCCCTCGATATGAAGTTTAAGAGTGCATCGGATAAACATTACCGCAAGATGTGCCCACATCCTCTGGTAACACCATCGGTGAAAGTCTATGAAGAGGCAATAAGGCTTGAAGATGCAATGCCCAAAAAACTGCAGCTTTACGGAGAAGTGCAATGGGCGATTACACAAGCATCCAAAACCCTTTTTGGAAGCTTTGTCCACACGATTTTCAGCGGTCTCCTTAATTTTTTTCCCTATATCCTGGACGTTCTCTCGCCGAAGTACAGTTCTAAGCTGCGTCGGTATCTGGCAGCCCACGAGCCTAAGACACGGTTAGTTTACAAAAAGGAAAATAATGAGAATGAAAAAGGATGGGATCTGCCAGCCCGGATTGCTCGCGCCACGGCGATACTGAAAGGCGCCGGGTTATCGGATAACTTTTCGCCCTATGTGTTCATACTTGGTCACGGATCGAGTAGCCTCAATAATCCTCATGAAGCTGCTCACGATTGTGGGGCGTGTGCGGGGGGACGCGGTGCACCCAACGGACGCCTCTTTGCAGCCATTTGCAACGAACCTGAAGTTCGTGCAGGGCTGGCGAAAAACGGTATAATTATTCCCGATTGGACTCGATTCATTGGCGGATATCACAACACCTGCAGCGATGAGGTCCTTTTTTTTGACCTTCCCGATTCCATAGAACCGCGTCTGCAAAGACATATCGATACAATTCGCCGTGCAGCGGCGTTAAATGCAAAAGAGCGCTGCAGACGATTTGATGAGGTCAAAACGAACCAATCGGAAAAGGTATTTGCCGATTACGCCCATGGACGGGCAATGGATCTTACCCAGCCGAGGCCTGAATATGGCCACTGCACCAATGCAATTGCCATTGTAGGACCGAGATATCTAACGCAAAACCTTTTCTTAGACAGGCGTGCGTTTTTGATTTCCTATAATTATAAGGTGGATCCTGAAGCAAAGTTCCTGAGAGGTATTCTCGGTGCGGTTGGGCCGGTATGTTCAGGAATTAACCTTGAGTACTATTTTAGCTTTATCGACAACGAGCATTACGGCTGCGGTACCAAACTGCCCCACAACATCACTTCCTTGTTGGGTGTGATGAACGGACACCTTAGCGACCTGCTATTAGGATTACCGTGGCAAATGGTTGAAGTTCACGAACCCGCACGATTGATTTTAGTTGTTTGCTGCAAGGTCGAGACGATGGAAACTATCCTCGGAGAGGCTTTTGGATATACCGGACAACCCGGGCACTTCCAGTGTTTGGTAAAACATAATTGGATTACCCTCGCAGTTCATGATCAGGATCAGGAAAAGCTCTTTTTGTGGGAAGGCGGGTTGGAAGGCCGGTTTGTACCATTTGAAGAGACGGCGGATGTTCCCGAATATAAGGGTAACGATCCACGGTTTTTCCTCGAACAAGACCATCTTTTGTTTGGTAAAATTACATAGGAGCGCAACGTGGATGAAAAATCTTTGATTACCTACCTTGCACATTACTTTGTATTGTTCCCAATTGCCAAGATACTTTTTATAAATATCCAGTATTTTACCAGCAAGCGGGAGCGCGATGAGTGCGTGGTTCGCAAACTGGTTCACTGGGGAAACATCAGCGATGTTGTTCATCTCGTGGTTGCCGTATGTTTCCTGGGATTCAACGCTGCTCCGGTGGAGATCAAGTCCTACTGTTTTATTGGTTGGCCATTTATCGTGCATTGGGACCTCCACACGTTTATCTTTTTGGCATTCACGACGATAATCATTGCAGTCATCGGCCACTTTTCTCTCTTCTATCTGCACCGCGATGCATATTATCATAAATTCTTTGCCCTCTATTTTATCTTTCAGTTATCCCTGGCTCTTATCGTTCTTAGTGCCGGCTCCACTTATTTCTTCATGGGTTGGGAGCTTCTGGGATTTTCTTCGGTGCTTCTTATCGCCTTCTATGAGCATCGTTCTGGCCCGCTTAAGAACGCCATACGGGTGTTGTTTATTTATGAGTTAGGAGATATATCCTTGCTTGCCCTGGTCGTGTTACTACTCTTCTTTCACACCGAAGATATGACCATGATGGCATCGGTCCTTGAGAAACATGGCTGTGAGTGGGCAATGGTCTTATTGATTATCGCATGCTTCTTCAAGTCGGGTATTTTCCCATGGATCTGGTTACCGCGGGCTATGGAGGGACCGACGCCATCGAGTGCAGTTTTCTATGGCTCGTTATCAACCCATATTCCCATTTTTCTTCTCCTGCGTTTATGGCCCAGGGAGTGGACACTTCCGGCGTATTGGCCCGAAGTGTGGTCGATCTTACATCCGGCCAATGCTATCGTCCTTGCGATTGCCATCTGCGTGGTTTCTGCCTGCATCACGACCCATATGAGCAGGCAGATATCCGACGCCAAGAATGCTATCGCATATGCCACCATAACGCAGTTAGCTATCATCTATATCGAGATATTCTTTGGACTTTATACCCTGGCTCTGATTCACGTAGTATCCCACGGAATCTATCGCACCTTCGAATTCTTACGCACCCCATCGCTGCTCCACCATTACCACACTATGGAAAAACGGCGACCAAGGATAACGGACACCGGACGTCATTTTAAAGCGATCCTTCCCGCGGGATTCAGAAATTGGCTTTATTCACTGACGATCAACGAGTTCGGCTTTTTCCATCGCTCCTTCGATTTTATCGACCAGTTTCTTGGTCTGAAATTCCTGCGTTTCAACAGGAAAGCGGCAAAACGCTTCACCATCATGGTTACTGCTGCGTGGATAGGCTTTAGCATCATAATGTTCCTTCTCAACCGGAATTTTTTCAACGTAAAACTTATTAGTGACGGCGGCGGGAATACCTTTACAGCTTTCATTATTAACTGGAAATATTTCAACGCCAAAGATGAGATATTACTGGCCCTAGCGGTTGGTTTCAGCGTACTCACCTTCTATAACATCCGAAAAGTTGGAATGTTCTTCGTTGCCCTCACTTGTTCTGCGGCTACTATAGGAGTTGAACACACGCTGCTATTAACAAGGCATATGGACACTTCAAACCAACTTTACTGGATATCTGTGATTGTTTTTGCCGTTGCCTTTGTGGGATTAGCTGTCTTCTCGGTATATACTTTCTCAAATGGCAACGAGAATTATCAGAACTACACAGCGAAGCTCTCTCGTTCTACCCTGACGAACTTGTTGCTGTTTACCCTCGGCCTTGCCATTGTGGGTGTGCCTGGTCTCGGTATCTTCGTAGGTTGGGAAAATCTCATTCACTATGCTTCCCCCGTCGAGCCTTATATGATCATAAAGGGATTCTTTATCATTAAATTAGATACACTCCTGGTCTTCCTGTTTTACTTCAGCAATTTCCTTGGCTTCTCCGAGCATAAGGTGCAGGTACTGCATCATTACAAGCTCGACACCCTGCATCTTCGATGGGTACAGAAACATGCTTAATCAAAAGAATGATCCCACCTCCATCTCAATCCTCTTTTCCTTTGGTATCTGTGTGTATGCGGTACATAAAGTTTGATATTTTGGTTATACGAGAGAAGGTTTTCATATGAAAAAATATTTTATGGTTACCATTCTGATATTTATGGCGGCTAGTTACCAGAAAGGTGGTAACACGATGGAAGAGAAGGTTGCAGGAGCCGGTGTGCCGGAGGAGGGTGAGATGGAAAGAGCAGATATAAAAAAGAAGAAAGAAAAATATGTAAAACCTGACGAGACAATGTTGAGGAAGATACTGAGTCCTTTACAATACAAAGTAACGCAAAAGAATGATACGGAACCACCCTTCAAGAATGAGTACTGGGACAATAAGAAGGAGGGTATATACGTCGATATCGTATCCGGAGAGCCACTTTTTAGCTCACTCGATAAATACGATTCGGGTACCGGATGGCCAAGCTTTATCAAACCCCTTGAGCCTGCTCATATTGTGGAAAAGAATGACTGGCTCTTATTCTCAAAGCGAACTGAAGTAAGGAGCAAGTATGGCGATTCCCATTTGGGCCATGTATTTCCTGATGGTCCGAAACCCACAGGACTCCGCTATTGTATTAACTCAGCAGCGCTACGGTTTATTCCCAAAGAAGATCTTGAACAAGAGGGCTATGGACAGTATCGGAGTCTGTTTGAGAGCAATTCCGGAGGTAGATAATTCCTCAATTCAGGGCATCTGTAAAATTACTTTACCCCTTCGTCCCTCTTTTCAATATTATAAATAACATACCTTATATTCCAATAAAGCAAGCTTCAAGTGTACGGGTAGCGTTGTTGAGCATCTTCATTTCCTATTTCTTCACGGGCAATTACCTGGTTTTATTTAAAGTTAATAACCTTTATCTGCTCTTTAAAAAAGCTTGCATCACAGAACTATTCCAGTAAAATAATACAGCTTTTAGGATGTTTTATTTTTAATAGTTTAGATAAAGATGGTAATTTCTCATCTGTCTCATATATTTTAATGTATACATAAAAAACTATGGCTGGACACTTCTTCGGTAGAGTAGAAAAATAGAGACTTGAATAAAGAAAAAGCCCTCCAATTATGGAGAAATAGTTTTGGGAAAAAACTAAACCATAACGAGAAGGAGGGCAATATGGGAGTTACCCCATGCGCAGATACTATCACAAATGTAAGCAAATGAAGTGCTGCCGGAGCGCGGAATGTTACCAAGATTCGGCTTGCCTATTACTACAACGGTTTTGATACGTGTCCATACAAAAAAGAGCCAGCTCCTTTTCGTTTTCGGGGAAGGATTGAAATAGATAATGAGCGGTGCAAGCAGTGTAATGTCTGCGTGGATGTTTGTCCTACAGGCGCATATACTTGGATAGAACAAGATGGTAAACAGTATCTGCAGCTCTCCCATGCAAAATGTGTTTTTTGTGGAATTTGTGAAGAGATGTGCTCTTATAAGGCTATTGCGATTACCAACAATTTTGAGTTAGCGGCGACACATAAGGAAGGTCTTCTCGTTAAGGCAGGCTTCGATACAAAAGAATCGGTGGAAGCGCTTGGGAAAAAGCTTAATGAAAAGATCTTTTCTGTATTCAAACACTCACTGCATGTCAGGGAAGTAGATGTGGGCTCATGTAACGGATGCGAATGGGAGGTTGTTGCATTATATAACAGTCCAGTTCATGATTTACAGAGATTCGGTATCGATGTAGTTGCTTCTCCGCGTCATGCTGATTGTTTACTGGTAACAGGCCCCCACGAGAAATCTGGAAACTGCTCTTATAAAAACGTATCATGCTACGCCAGAACCAAAGATAGTTATTGCCTTGGGTGCCTGTGCGAGCAGTGGAGGTATTTTTAGTAATTGTTATGCCACAAAAAATGGAATTGATAACGTTGTTCCTGTAGATATTTATATTCCTGGTTGTCCACCCAGACCACAGGCAATTATCTATGGATTCTTGCTTGCATTGGATAGGGTACGTAAATAATGATGTGTTAGAAAGGTTACCATCTATGATAAGTAATGATATTCTTTATGAAACAGCGCTTAAGCAGTTTGATACCGTAGCGGAGATACTCAATATAGAAGATGGAATAAGGGAACGTATGAGAAATCCAAAGCGTTCTCTTATTGTTTCAGTGCCTGTTAGAATGGATAATGGTAAAACGAAGGTATTTAAGGGCTATCGGGTACAACATGATATTACCTTAGGTCCTTCTAAGGGTGGTATTCGATATCATCCGAATGTAGACCTTAAAGAGGTTTCTGCGCTTGCCATGTTAATGACATGGAAATGCGCGCTCATGCATATGCCGTATGGCGGGGCGAAAGGTGGTGTACAATGCAATCCTGAAGAAATGTCACAAGACGAGCTGGAGCGCATGACACGCCGTTTTACTACGGAAATTGTTCAAATCATAGGGCCAGATAAAGACATTCCTGCTCCCGACCTCTACACGAATGCGCAAACTATGGCATGGATGATGGATACTTACAGTATGCAGCAGGGTAACACAATTCCGGGTGTTGTTACCGGCAAGCCGTTACTCCTTGGTGGTTCGCTGGGAAGGGCGGAAGGCACAGGACGAGGAGTTGCCTATATGGTTATGGAGGCAGCAAGGGTGTTGTATAAGAACCTCCGTGGTTTACGTGTTGCTATTCAAGGTTTGGGAAATGTTGGTTCTGTAGCTGCCAGGCTTTTAAATGATCAGGGCTGTACTATTGTAGCCGTGAGTGATATTAGTGGTGGAGTGTACAATCCTCAGGGTATTCTTCTTCCTTACCTCTTACATCATATTAAAGAGAACAAGCATGTCACTGGTTTGATGGATACAGATGCTATAACAAACGAGGAACTTTTCGAGCTGGATTGTGATGTTATTGTGCCGGCTGCTATAGAAGGGCAAATTACCGAAAAGAATGCTGATAAGATAAAGGCCAAGATTATCGTCGAAGGTGCCAATGGTCCGACAACACCTGAAGCTGATAAGATATTACAGGACAAAAAGGTGTTTCTTGTACCCGATATTCTTGCGAATGCCGGAGGAGTAACCGTATCATATTTTGAATGGGTACAGGATATCCAGTACTATTTCTGGAGTGAAGATGATATTCAAAAGAAGTTGAAGGATGTTATGATAGGTGCATTTAATAGGATATTAGCACTTTCAAATAAAAAAGGTATTGATATGCGCACTGCCGCATTAATGCTCGGTATAGGCCGTGTTGCAGAAGCTAAAAAGATGCGGGGATTATATCCGTAGGCAATAGTCAAAAGTTTTCGTATGCAATTATTATTACTGTTTAGCCGTTGAGGCACAAAGAACAAGTAACTGAAAAGTGTTTTTAATTCATGAATTTCAATTTTTATTGATCAATCCGTAATTATCAATCCACAATCCGATTATGGATACCCATCTTAAGATTTAGAATTAATTCGGCAATCACACATCTAAAATCTGGAATTATAAATTTTATCGTTATTGATAAAAAATTCCTCTTGAGTAGGTATGTGGTGAAATGTGATATTCTATTGTTCTGGTCTTAGGTCTGAATAGTTGTGGACAAACAACAAGAAAAAACTGCTGTTAGAAAAAGCCTTAACCTTTCCATGAAAGATGGTGTTGCGTATGCTGCAACAATTGGATTTGGGGATAACTATATAAATCCTTTTGCTGTTGCTCTGGGCGCCAGCAATTTTCAAATTGGCTTATTGAGTTCCTTTACCCAATTAATTTCTTCATTGGCACAGCTTAAGGTTGCCGATATTACCGAGCGGGTGGGAAGCAGAAAAAAAATGATTGTATTCTTTGTTTTCTTTCAGGCGCTCATATTACTCCCTATTGCATTCATACCATACCTGCCACAATTTACTCAAATCCATGTGCTTATTTGTTTCTGTACCCTGTATTTACTCTTTGCCTCTTTTGCTAATCCTGCCTGGGGGTCGCTTATGGCAAACCTCGTTCCTGGCAGGAAAAGAGGGTTATTTTTTAGTAAACGTGGAAGACTTGTTGGCATCGTAACGGTAATTAGTGCGTTT is a window from the Candidatus Jettenia sp. genome containing:
- a CDS encoding DUF2309 domain-containing protein; amino-acid sequence: MPDQGPLPFFVHHNTIHHFETYDFFEGVKQAGRTYGAKAFMSEEEFLLAFERGRITADILKKKIKEYIEHHKLTIQPDLLFKLMAEKPHVRPAPDARILQFVNNTAYQRPGYYKEAIQITHNRDIDELIQPILFRFLSSYFDFGLAYWPMPNREKGMWQCFCEIYSKSSFFSTKFLKTLKRIVTGMKRYRYEEAIALLLQRLAIPEEHMDGYIFHTLYRYKGWTGTIKSLETMPEWIPILDVKAAFKEVIPIILVLELAAIESICDLRDLKIPVYKPEPLYDPYFVASIVSALGIENSKEFPKEVIQFTDENRLEIWQRAYEDTLYNQFLSAYRQCAIEEKPNYRPSNYQVFTCIDEREESFRRHLEQIDPGAETLSAAGHFALDMKFKSASDKHYRKMCPHPLVTPSVKVYEEAIRLEDAMPKKLQLYGEVQWAITQASKTLFGSFVHTIFSGLLNFFPYILDVLSPKYSSKLRRYLAAHEPKTRLVYKKENNENEKGWDLPARIARATAILKGAGLSDNFSPYVFILGHGSSSLNNPHEAAHDCGACAGGRGAPNGRLFAAICNEPEVRAGLAKNGIIIPDWTRFIGGYHNTCSDEVLFFDLPDSIEPRLQRHIDTIRRAAALNAKERCRRFDEVKTNQSEKVFADYAHGRAMDLTQPRPEYGHCTNAIAIVGPRYLTQNLFLDRRAFLISYNYKVDPEAKFLRGILGAVGPVCSGINLEYYFSFIDNEHYGCGTKLPHNITSLLGVMNGHLSDLLLGLPWQMVEVHEPARLILVVCCKVETMETILGEAFGYTGQPGHFQCLVKHNWITLAVHDQDQEKLFLWEGGLEGRFVPFEETADVPEYKGNDPRFFLEQDHLLFGKIT
- the msrB gene encoding peptide-methionine (R)-S-oxide reductase MsrB gives rise to the protein MKKYFMVTILIFMAASYQKGGNTMEEKVAGAGVPEEGEMERADIKKKKEKYVKPDETMLRKILSPLQYKVTQKNDTEPPFKNEYWDNKKEGIYVDIVSGEPLFSSLDKYDSGTGWPSFIKPLEPAHIVEKNDWLLFSKRTEVRSKYGDSHLGHVFPDGPKPTGLRYCINSAALRFIPKEDLEQEGYGQYRSLFESNSGGR
- a CDS encoding 4Fe-4S binding protein, whose product is MDVCPTGAYTWIEQDGKQYLQLSHAKCVFCGICEEMCSYKAIAITNNFELAATHKEGLLVKAGFDTKESVEALGKKLNEKIFSVFKHSLHVREVDVGSCNGCEWEVVALYNSPVHDLQRFGIDVVASPRHADCLLVTGPHEKSGNCSYKNVSCYARTKDSYCLGCLCEQWRYF
- a CDS encoding Glu/Leu/Phe/Val dehydrogenase, yielding MISNDILYETALKQFDTVAEILNIEDGIRERMRNPKRSLIVSVPVRMDNGKTKVFKGYRVQHDITLGPSKGGIRYHPNVDLKEVSALAMLMTWKCALMHMPYGGAKGGVQCNPEEMSQDELERMTRRFTTEIVQIIGPDKDIPAPDLYTNAQTMAWMMDTYSMQQGNTIPGVVTGKPLLLGGSLGRAEGTGRGVAYMVMEAARVLYKNLRGLRVAIQGLGNVGSVAARLLNDQGCTIVAVSDISGGVYNPQGILLPYLLHHIKENKHVTGLMDTDAITNEELFELDCDVIVPAAIEGQITEKNADKIKAKIIVEGANGPTTPEADKILQDKKVFLVPDILANAGGVTVSYFEWVQDIQYYFWSEDDIQKKLKDVMIGAFNRILALSNKKGIDMRTAALMLGIGRVAEAKKMRGLYP